A DNA window from Chloroflexota bacterium contains the following coding sequences:
- a CDS encoding DUF3604 domain-containing protein gives MRAALGVLASPAAVKASELAPGHEDAEGPIMEVGRFFLPAVDRGIPPAVEPPFTSWPVVSLASVPPAEVRLGRALIHPNHSVRVSSWGTFTLTYQVGEAGLPVGARLEVRLPVVSTGVVFWSDVQTTDPLGAGYLTMTCSRPGAKLAVLFTERQRELHRVVVELREAALKKGDTITLVYGDTRYGGQGTHVPEWGAPRPQRFYFLVDTQGSGDYALLRDPPTVQLVAEEAVRLEVNASATARPGEPFRITVRAVDRLGNLVTGYRGEVRFSCNAPHVELPDSYRFTEADQGAHTFSGVATQPGVITIAVRDDRRRRGHSNPIGVGWLPDMHIYFGDLHVHTQLHRHDDLSDGSDLDYVYWYARDVVGLDFAAPTNHDIYLTDEEWRITQRKAAEHNDPGRFVSFLAYEWTSSAASTQGFSAWGHRNVLYLGDEEPLFRCMDPRTKTLDGLYAALADREAIVIPHHPMDQVHPMRWDQHDPHLERLAEIYQVRGPQERWPPRRVDTRTDPPHPLSVQAALARGYRMGLVASTDNHLGQPATPYRRDRRQQYWDRPGITAVLAPELTREALFQALRARRVYGTTLARLLVDFRMDGHFMGEEYETSIPPVAYIRVVGTAPIARVTIVRDNQDIVVFPGGGGRSSSRGRGAEGQNRPLREEAAHRLLFPAVSQSRRDSKVELTWVDPYYLGEHFYYVRVEQEDGEMAWTSPIWVTGRPRKLT, from the coding sequence TTGCGCGCCGCTCTGGGAGTGCTCGCGAGCCCCGCCGCGGTGAAGGCGAGCGAGCTGGCTCCCGGCCATGAGGATGCGGAGGGCCCCATCATGGAGGTGGGGCGCTTTTTCCTCCCGGCGGTGGATCGGGGCATCCCCCCCGCCGTGGAGCCTCCGTTCACATCCTGGCCCGTCGTCAGCCTGGCCTCCGTTCCCCCGGCGGAGGTCCGTCTGGGGCGCGCGCTCATCCATCCGAATCACTCGGTAAGGGTCTCCAGCTGGGGGACCTTCACCCTGACCTACCAGGTGGGAGAGGCGGGGCTTCCCGTCGGCGCCCGGCTGGAGGTACGACTGCCGGTGGTCTCGACCGGGGTCGTCTTCTGGTCCGATGTGCAGACCACGGACCCGTTGGGGGCGGGCTATCTGACGATGACCTGCTCCCGGCCGGGGGCAAAGCTGGCGGTGTTGTTCACGGAGCGTCAGCGGGAGCTGCACCGAGTCGTCGTGGAACTGCGCGAGGCCGCGCTCAAAAAGGGGGATACCATCACCCTGGTCTACGGGGATACCCGCTACGGCGGGCAGGGGACGCACGTGCCTGAATGGGGCGCCCCGCGCCCGCAGCGCTTTTACTTCCTGGTGGATACCCAGGGCTCTGGCGACTACGCGCTGTTGCGCGATCCCCCCACGGTGCAGCTCGTCGCTGAGGAGGCGGTACGGCTGGAGGTGAACGCTTCGGCGACGGCTCGACCGGGAGAGCCGTTCCGGATCACTGTGCGCGCCGTGGATCGGTTGGGGAACCTGGTCACCGGCTATCGCGGCGAGGTGCGCTTTTCCTGCAACGCGCCTCACGTGGAGCTGCCGGACTCCTACCGCTTCACGGAGGCCGATCAGGGTGCTCATACCTTTAGCGGGGTGGCGACCCAACCAGGGGTGATCACCATCGCCGTCCGGGATGACCGGCGCAGACGGGGGCACAGCAACCCCATCGGTGTCGGATGGCTGCCGGACATGCACATCTACTTCGGGGATCTCCATGTGCACACTCAGCTGCACCGCCACGATGATCTCTCCGACGGCTCCGACCTGGATTACGTCTATTGGTATGCCCGGGATGTCGTCGGGCTTGATTTCGCCGCCCCTACCAACCATGACATCTACCTGACCGATGAAGAGTGGCGCATCACCCAGCGCAAGGCGGCGGAGCATAACGATCCGGGGAGGTTCGTCAGCTTTCTGGCCTATGAGTGGACCTCGTCGGCCGCGTCCACGCAGGGGTTCTCCGCGTGGGGACACCGGAATGTCCTCTATCTGGGCGATGAGGAGCCCCTCTTCCGCTGCATGGATCCCCGCACGAAGACGCTCGACGGGTTGTATGCCGCGCTGGCGGATCGCGAGGCGATCGTGATCCCGCACCATCCCATGGATCAGGTCCATCCGATGCGCTGGGATCAGCACGACCCCCATCTGGAGCGGCTGGCCGAGATCTATCAGGTGCGGGGGCCCCAGGAGAGATGGCCACCCAGGCGGGTGGACACGCGGACCGATCCTCCTCATCCGTTGTCCGTGCAGGCCGCGCTGGCGCGCGGGTATCGGATGGGGCTCGTGGCCTCGACGGACAATCATCTGGGACAGCCTGCCACGCCTTATCGACGTGACCGGCGGCAGCAATACTGGGATCGTCCGGGGATCACCGCCGTGCTGGCTCCCGAGCTGACTCGCGAGGCGCTGTTCCAGGCGCTTCGGGCGCGGCGGGTGTACGGCACGACCCTGGCCCGCCTGCTGGTCGATTTCCGCATGGATGGCCATTTCATGGGCGAGGAGTACGAGACCTCGATCCCGCCTGTGGCCTACATCCGCGTGGTGGGCACCGCGCCCATCGCCCGGGTGACGATCGTGCGGGACAACCAGGACATCGTGGTGTTCCCGGGGGGTGGCGGGCGGTCGTCCAGCCGGGGGCGTGGGGCGGAGGGGCAAAATCGTCCTCTTCGCGAGGAGGCGGCTCATCGGCTGCTCTTCCCCGCGGTCTCGCAATCCCGGCGGGACTCCAAGGTGGAGCTCACCTGGGTGGATCCCTATTATCTGGGGGAGCATTTCTATTATGTGCGCGTGGAGCAGGAGGATGGGGAGATGGCCTGGACCAGCCCCATCTGGGTGACGGGGCGTCCGCGTAAGCTGACGTGA
- a CDS encoding ABC transporter ATP-binding protein, with protein MPEALIELDHLSRTFGRGKQRVTAVDDVSLSISEGEIVCLVGESGCGKTTTGRMVAGLLQPSAGRILFKGQDIWRLGREVFRDYRRSVQIIHQDPYASLNPAHTIYRILSAPLFRHGQASNHRQARERVRELMEIVDLTPPDDFLDKYPHQLSGGQRQRVSVARALTVNPTFIVADEAVSMVDVSIRVSLLNMLYRLKERFGVTFLFITHDLALAKYFAWGGRIAVMYLGRIVEVGPTPQVINSPLHPYTQALLAAVPEADPEVTRKKKRVQLRSLDIPSLLALPPGCTFHPRCPLFREGVCDAERPPLEAVAGSHQAACYYAGQQAIA; from the coding sequence GGGAAGCAGAGAGTCACGGCAGTGGATGATGTCTCGCTCTCCATCAGCGAAGGCGAGATCGTATGTCTGGTGGGCGAGAGTGGATGTGGGAAGACGACGACGGGGAGGATGGTCGCCGGCCTGTTGCAGCCCTCGGCCGGGCGAATCCTCTTCAAGGGGCAGGACATCTGGCGATTGGGTCGAGAGGTGTTTCGGGATTATCGGCGGAGCGTGCAGATCATTCATCAGGACCCTTATGCCTCGTTGAATCCTGCGCATACGATTTATCGGATCTTGAGCGCACCCCTGTTTCGACATGGGCAGGCTTCCAATCATCGACAGGCCCGGGAGCGGGTGCGTGAGCTGATGGAGATCGTGGATCTGACGCCGCCGGACGATTTCCTGGACAAGTATCCGCATCAGTTGAGCGGCGGGCAGCGGCAGCGTGTGTCGGTGGCCCGGGCGTTGACCGTGAACCCGACCTTCATCGTGGCCGATGAGGCGGTGTCCATGGTGGACGTCTCCATCCGGGTGTCCCTGCTCAACATGCTCTATCGGCTGAAGGAACGCTTCGGCGTCACCTTCCTCTTCATCACGCATGACCTGGCGCTGGCCAAGTATTTCGCCTGGGGGGGACGCATCGCCGTGATGTATCTGGGGCGGATCGTGGAGGTGGGGCCCACGCCTCAGGTGATCAACTCGCCGCTCCATCCGTACACCCAGGCGTTGTTGGCCGCCGTGCCGGAGGCGGACCCGGAGGTGACCCGCAAGAAGAAGCGGGTGCAGTTGCGCAGCCTGGATATCCCCAGCCTGTTGGCTCTGCCTCCGGGATGCACGTTTCACCCGCGCTGTCCGCTGTTCCGGGAGGGCGTGTGTGATGCGGAGCGGCCTCCCCTGGAGGCCGTCGCGGGGAGCCATCAGGCGGCCTGCTACTACGCGGGGCAGCAAGCCATCGCATAG
- a CDS encoding twin-arginine translocation signal domain-containing protein, whose amino-acid sequence MSKLSRREFLRLSGIAAAGTVLAACAPSTPAPPAEKPAEEAAPAEKPAEEAKPTVSEFHGAWPYQVPPVGHFNRWVTNNLTLGIYDELMEQPLAMYLWATGDWMPLLGVEWEVVPPDTMIVKLRQGVKWSDGTDFNADDVLVTHSIARLMNNVVWRYLDRVEKVDDYTVKFVMAKPSSVVPRYVLREINIVARSVYGEWAKKVDELVAAGKTREDEEWQNLLQEFNNFRPEEQVVSGPYKIDVDSITEAQLTLVKVPTAWDADQVKFDKIVLYNGETPDVTPVVMAKEVDYATHGFPPATEKAFIEQGIRIIRAPIYSGPAIYFNHDIYPLNRVEVRKAFAYAVNKDDNAVVSLGQSAKRPIYMTGFSDNLVPLWIPEDKLGEFEEYKYDPDKAEEILTSIGFKRDSDGVWVDDQGNRMEYELTAPSEYADWSAAAENLAEQLTAFGIKTTFRGVTFTQHPIEVNQGKFQIAIRAWGAGNPHPHFAFVQDFFTHNYVQAAEGKGMNFPLQQNVEGLGEVNLEEMVIASAEGLDEAAQKEMITKLALAFNKLLPIVPLWERYGNNPALDGVRVTGWPPDDDPIYKNSPYSDSFVTIMILDGRLHPVS is encoded by the coding sequence ATGAGCAAGCTAAGTCGACGTGAATTCCTCCGTCTGTCCGGTATCGCTGCGGCGGGTACGGTGTTGGCGGCCTGTGCTCCCAGCACGCCGGCTCCCCCGGCAGAGAAGCCGGCTGAGGAAGCGGCCCCCGCGGAGAAGCCCGCCGAGGAAGCCAAGCCCACCGTGAGCGAGTTCCACGGTGCATGGCCATATCAGGTGCCGCCGGTGGGTCACTTCAATCGCTGGGTGACCAACAACCTGACCCTGGGCATCTATGACGAGCTGATGGAGCAGCCGTTGGCCATGTACCTGTGGGCCACGGGGGACTGGATGCCCTTGCTGGGTGTCGAGTGGGAGGTCGTCCCGCCGGACACGATGATCGTCAAGCTGCGCCAGGGCGTGAAGTGGAGCGACGGCACGGACTTCAACGCGGATGATGTGCTGGTCACCCACAGCATCGCCCGGCTGATGAACAACGTCGTCTGGCGCTACCTGGACCGCGTGGAGAAGGTGGACGACTACACCGTCAAGTTCGTCATGGCCAAGCCGTCCAGCGTCGTCCCGCGCTACGTCCTGCGGGAGATCAACATCGTCGCCCGCTCCGTCTACGGCGAGTGGGCCAAGAAGGTCGATGAGCTGGTCGCCGCGGGCAAGACGCGCGAGGATGAGGAGTGGCAGAACCTGCTCCAGGAGTTCAACAACTTCCGTCCCGAGGAGCAGGTCGTCAGCGGGCCGTACAAGATCGATGTCGACAGCATCACCGAGGCCCAGTTGACGCTGGTGAAGGTGCCCACTGCCTGGGACGCCGATCAGGTCAAGTTCGACAAGATCGTCCTCTACAACGGCGAGACGCCGGACGTGACCCCGGTGGTCATGGCCAAGGAGGTGGACTACGCGACCCACGGCTTCCCGCCGGCCACCGAGAAGGCGTTCATCGAGCAGGGCATCCGCATCATCCGCGCGCCCATCTACTCCGGCCCGGCCATCTACTTCAACCACGACATCTACCCGCTGAACCGGGTGGAGGTGCGCAAGGCCTTCGCCTACGCGGTGAACAAGGACGACAACGCCGTGGTCTCGCTGGGTCAGTCGGCCAAGCGCCCCATCTACATGACCGGCTTCAGCGACAACCTGGTGCCGCTCTGGATCCCCGAGGACAAGCTGGGCGAGTTCGAGGAGTACAAGTACGATCCGGACAAGGCCGAGGAGATCCTGACCAGCATCGGCTTCAAGCGGGACAGCGATGGCGTCTGGGTGGACGACCAGGGCAACCGCATGGAGTACGAGCTGACGGCGCCGTCCGAGTACGCCGACTGGTCGGCGGCGGCGGAGAACCTGGCCGAGCAGCTCACGGCCTTCGGGATCAAGACGACCTTCCGTGGCGTGACCTTCACCCAGCATCCCATCGAGGTCAACCAGGGCAAGTTCCAGATCGCCATCCGGGCCTGGGGCGCCGGCAACCCGCATCCGCACTTCGCCTTCGTCCAGGACTTCTTCACCCACAACTACGTCCAGGCGGCTGAGGGGAAGGGCATGAACTTCCCGCTCCAGCAGAACGTGGAGGGCCTGGGCGAGGTGAACCTGGAGGAGATGGTGATCGCCTCCGCCGAGGGGCTGGACGAGGCGGCCCAGAAGGAGATGATCACCAAGCTGGCGCTGGCCTTCAACAAGCTGCTGCCCATCGTCCCGCTGTGGGAGCGCTACGGCAACAACCCGGCGCTGGACGGTGTGCGGGTGACCGGCTGGCCGCCCGACGACGATCCCATCTACAAGAACAGCCCGTACAGCGACTCCTTCGTCACCATCATGATCCTGGACGGCCGGCTGCATCCGGTAAGCTAA
- a CDS encoding Gfo/Idh/MocA family oxidoreductase — protein sequence MTQLRIGMIGVAGRGGLWRYWHDPRGRSVVVAGADINPDHLEAFRVEHGGDPFTTTDYRELLARPDVDAVAVTSPDYCHEEHAVAALEAGKHVFCEKPLAITVEGCDRILEAWRRSGKRLMVGFNMRYMNMFRTMKEIVDSGVIGEIKAVWVRHFVGFGSDFYFHDWHALRRNTTSLLLQKGSHDIDIIHWITGRYAVRTAAFGGLDFFGGDKPNDLTCPTCPERETCTEVMFSRRIQCAFRQEVDVEDNQVVIMELEGGIKAAYLQCHFTPDYHRNYTFIGTEGRLENSEPDMKVWVKTRRSNTWRELSDRTYEVKPAAGGHGGADPVICKDFVDMVLDGKEPVATPLAGRMSVAVGVSATYSLRHGGVPVDVPPPPEGFR from the coding sequence ATGACGCAGTTGCGCATTGGCATGATCGGGGTTGCCGGTCGGGGTGGCCTGTGGCGTTACTGGCACGACCCTCGCGGCCGCTCGGTGGTGGTGGCTGGCGCCGATATCAACCCGGATCACCTGGAGGCGTTCCGGGTCGAGCACGGCGGCGATCCGTTCACCACGACGGACTATCGTGAGCTGCTGGCGCGGCCGGATGTGGACGCGGTCGCGGTCACGTCGCCCGACTACTGCCACGAGGAGCATGCCGTGGCCGCGCTGGAGGCCGGGAAGCATGTCTTCTGCGAGAAGCCGCTGGCCATCACCGTGGAGGGATGCGATCGCATCCTGGAGGCATGGCGTCGCTCGGGCAAGCGGCTCATGGTGGGGTTCAACATGCGTTACATGAACATGTTCCGCACCATGAAGGAGATCGTGGACTCGGGCGTCATCGGCGAGATCAAGGCGGTGTGGGTGCGTCATTTCGTGGGCTTCGGCAGTGATTTCTACTTCCATGACTGGCACGCGCTGCGGCGCAATACCACGTCGCTGTTGCTTCAGAAGGGCTCCCACGATATCGACATCATCCATTGGATCACCGGGCGGTACGCCGTGCGCACGGCCGCTTTCGGCGGCCTCGACTTCTTCGGCGGCGACAAACCCAATGACCTGACCTGCCCCACCTGCCCGGAGCGGGAGACGTGTACGGAGGTCATGTTCAGCCGCCGGATTCAGTGCGCCTTCCGTCAGGAGGTGGATGTGGAGGATAATCAGGTGGTGATCATGGAGCTGGAGGGAGGGATCAAGGCGGCATATCTGCAATGTCACTTCACACCGGATTATCATCGCAATTACACGTTCATCGGCACGGAGGGGCGGCTGGAGAACTCGGAGCCGGACATGAAAGTGTGGGTGAAGACGCGCCGCTCCAACACATGGCGGGAGCTGTCGGATCGCACCTATGAGGTAAAGCCCGCGGCCGGGGGGCACGGCGGCGCGGACCCGGTGATCTGCAAGGACTTCGTGGACATGGTGCTGGATGGGAAGGAGCCGGTGGCGACGCCGCTGGCGGGGCGGATGAGCGTCGCGGTGGGCGTGTCGGCCACCTACTCGCTGCGTCACGGCGGCGTGCCGGTGGACGTTCCCCCTCCGCCGGAGGGGTTCCGCTGA